One part of the Paroedura picta isolate Pp20150507F chromosome 5, Ppicta_v3.0, whole genome shotgun sequence genome encodes these proteins:
- the LOC143838474 gene encoding uncharacterized protein LOC143838474: MIRCTLHLPPPFCSATSESNMESSSQASSVPATGRGPTWRDAEIRDLIGIFSEEKIQDAFQSSHRNREVFEQVAIKMRALGHNRTGLECRSKTKTMRAEYMRAVNHNKGSGNEKVTCPYFEEQRQLYGDGEGSGRPKRVGRSLKVVRKPAAPVEEPPAEEDPGEGTSSSFRPPPPVQQRAAESVTLDLIAIVPGEPEEAPEQTPLASETQLPGTGPLESPAAPDVDSDSGASTNIDFIPGTQEEEQPGLLGPPARRRRIQIQDEVLSDEEEEPPLAPGSPPPRGALPAEERLTRERGRLRRVSVLTSVGERLLEHCYEESRRAAAADQAMLTLIAQEGRKLRAVLRETNQILREGVEEVRLIRRLMERAVVVMERAYPPQIAPAPPPPPPPPPTPPPPPPPTPTPPLPAPTPPTPSQNASTQTRRRTILGKRKIKPADKYSPS, encoded by the exons atgatccgttgcaccctgcaccttccaccaccattttgctcagctaccagcgaaagcaacatggaatcgtcttctcaagcctcgtccgtccctgcaaccggccgtggcccaacttggagggacgcggagatcagggacctgatcgggattttctcggaggagaaaatccaggacgcgttccagtcctcccacaggaatagggaggtattcgaacaagtggccattaagatgcgcgccctgggccacaacaggaccggccttgaatgccggtcgaagaccaagacaatgagggcagagtatatgcgtgccgtgaaccataataagggttccggcaacgagaaggttacctgcccctacttcgaggagcagcgccagctgtacggagacggggaaggatccggcaggccgaagcgcgtcggccggagccttaaggtggttcggaagccggctgccccggtcgaggaaccacccgctgaggaggatcccggcgagggcacctcgtccagctttcgccctccaccccccgtccagcaacgagccgcggaatcggtaacgctggacctcatcgccatcgttcctggggagccagaggaggctcctgagcaaacgccccttgcctccg agacacagttgccagggacggggcccctcgagtctccagcagcacctgacgtggatagtgattcgggggcatcaactaacattg atttcatacccggaacacaggaggaggaacagcctgggttgcttggacctcctgcacggcgcaggcggatacagattcaagatg aggttctttcagatgaggaggaggaaccacccctggctccaggcagcccaccacctagaggtgcgctcccagcagaggagaggcttacgagggaacgcggcaggctgaggcgcgtctccgtcttgacaagcgtgggagagaggctccttgagcactgctatgaggagtcacggcgtgccgctgccgctgaccaagccatgctcacactcattgcccaggaggggagaaaattgagggcagtccttagagagacaaaccaaatcctacgcgaaggcgtggaggaggtgcgactgataaggagactcatggagagggctgtagtggtcatggaaagggcctaccctccacaaatcgcccccgcccccccaccaccacccccaccaccacccacaccaccacccccaccaccacccacaccaacaccaccacttccagcacccaccccaccgactccctctcagaatgcctccacccaaacacgaaggaggactattctcggaaagaggaaaataaaaccagcagacaagtactccccctcctag